The DNA sequence TTCTTACTCATAATATTGTTTGTGTGTTTTAGTTAAATCTTTATTAAGATTTCTTTAACAAATATAAATACTATTTAGCAGTTTACCAACAGAAATTTTAATTTTTATTCACAATTGTAAATAATTTCACCTTTAAGTTAGCAAAAAAATATTTTGTAAAAAATTACAATACAATTAAATACATTAAAAAACTCAAGTAAAAATCTGATGAAAATTTTTTATTGATTTCTTAAAATTATCTTAAGAAAAAAAATAAATGTTAATAAAATTAATACTATTGAAAAGTAAAATTTCTTTATTTCACGGAAGCAAATTTTAAAAATCTTGATAGAAATTAAGATAAATAGGTAAATTATGAACAGGGTAGCCGGATCAATTAACACACAATTTGTTTATAAATAATTTAGCAAAAATTATAATTCATCCTTTAAAAATTTTGCAGTATAACTGCTTTTATTTTTAACTACTTCTTCCGGGATACCTTGTGCAATTATTTTACCTCCTTTATCTCCCCCTTCCAATCCGATGTCAATAATATAATCTGCTGCCTTAATAACATCGAGGTTATGCTCGATAATAATAATTGAATTACCTAAATTTACCAAACGATTGATTACTTCCATTAAAATTCTGATATCTTCAAAATGTAAGCCTGTAGTTGGCTCATCCAATATATAAATGGTATTTCCTGTTTGTTTTTTACTTAATTCTTTAGCTAATTTAACTCGTTGAGCTTCCCCTCCCGATAGGGTTGTTGATTGCTGTCCTAAAGTAATATAACCTAAACCTACTTCTTGTAAGGCTTTAATGATGCGATGAATTTTAGGAATTGGCTGGAAAAAATCTACAGCTTCATCTATGGTCATATCCAATACATCTGAAATAGATTTACCTTTGTATCTTACCTCTAAAGTTTCTCTGTTAAATCGTTTTCCATGACAGGCTTCACAATGAACATATATATCCGGTAAAAAATTCATTTCAATCAATTTCAATCCGGAACCTTGACAAACTTCACATCTTCCTCCTTTCACATTAAAAGAAAACCTGCGCAATTGATATCCTCTTATCTTTGATTCAGGCAATTGAGCAAACAAGTTTCGTATATCTGTAAAAACTCCTGTATAGGTTGCAGGATTGGATCTTGGAGTTCGACCAATTGGCGATTGGTCTACATCCACAATCTTGTCTAAAAATTCTATGCCTTCTATCTTCTTATAAGGAAGAGGTTCTTTTTCAGCACGATAGAAATGTTTGTTTAATATAGGATATAATGTATTAGTTATTAACGAAGATTTTCCACTACCGGAAACTCCGGTTATGCAAACCAATGACCCTAAAGGTATATCGAGGGTTACATTTTTTAAGTTATTTCCTGTACATCCTGTTAATTTTAAATGATTTCCATTTCCTTTTCTTCGTTCCTCGGGTATGGGAATTTGTAATTCTCCATTAATATATTTTGCAGTTAATGTATTTGCTTTTGATATATTTTGTGGTTTTCCTTCCCAAACTACCTCACCTCCTCCCTTTCCGGCCAATGGTCCCATATCTATTACATAGTCTGCATTTAGGATCATATCTTTATCATGTTCCACTACTAAAACAGAGTTTCCTAAATCTCTAAGTTTTTTTAAAGAGTCTATTAATTTAATATTATCGCGTTGATGTAGACCAATGCTGGGCTCATCTAAAATGTATAAAACATTGACCAATTGAGAACCAATTTGTGTAGCCAAACGTATTCTTTGAGATTCTCCACCGGATAAGGTCTGCGAGGGCCGATCCAAACTAAGATAATCTAAACCAACGTCAACTAAAAAACTAAGTCTCTTGGAAATTTCTTGAATTAAATCTTTAGCAATTATTTGGTTATTTTCAGATAATTTTGAAGGCAGTTCATGAATCCATTCACTTAATTTTTGTAAAGAAAAACGGGCTATTTCCGAAATGTTTTTGTTATCAATCTTAAAAAATAAACTTTCTTTTTTTAAGCGTGCTCCCTCACAAACCGGACAAATTCTATCTTCAAATACCTGAGTTTTAAATTTTTGAGATTCTTCTTCATCTTTTCCGGTGGACAAACGAGTTATATAATCAATGATTCCTTCAAAATTTACTTTATAGGTTTTCTTAATTTGAGCATAATCTAAATCTAAGGTAACCTTATCATTTATTCCATAGAGGATTTCATCTTTTGCTTGATCAGAAAGTTTTTCCCACGGAGTAGACATTGTAAAACCATTCTTTTTTAGGATAACATCTATTTGAGATAAAATCCATCCGGTATGACTAAGTTCTTCAAAAATTGGAAAAACGTTTTTATCAAAAGATAATTTGGGATTGGGCACCAACTTATTTATATTGATTTCCTTAACTCTTCCTAATCCGTTACAGTGCTCACACGCTCCTTTAGGAGAATTAAAAGAAAATGTATTTGGCTCCGGCATTTGGTAAGAAATCCCGGTACTGGGACACATTAAATTACGACTAAAATATTTTCCCTGCTCCTCTCCTTGCTTCAAAAGCATTATGGTACCCTCTCCATATTGCATGGCTAAACGTATCGACTGTATGATCCGTTGAGTATTCTCTTTTGTATCTATAATCAGCTTATCTATTACAACCTCAATATCGTGAATCTTATAACGGTCTAATTTCATATCCGGAACAATGTCCAATAATTCTCCATCAACTCTAACTTGTAAAAAACCCTTTTTAGCCAGATTTGCAAACAACTCTCTATAATGTCCTTTTCTTGATCTAATTAATGGTGCTAAAACTAACACCTTTTCTCCTGAAAAATCTTTATAAATTAAATCAGTAATTTGATCTTCCGAATAAGTAACCATTTTTTCACCCGTCTTGTATGAATATGCGTCCGAAGCTCGGGCATATAACAATCGAAAAAAGTCATACAATTCTGTTACGGTTCCTACAGTTGAACGTGGGTTTTTCGATGTGGTTTTTTGTTCAATAGCTATAACTGGAGATAAACCATCTATTTTATCTACATCCGGACGATCTAAAGTTCCCAAAAATTGACGTGCATAGGCTGAAAAGGTTTCGATATATCGTCTTTGACCTTCTGCATATATTGTATCAAAAGCCAACGAAGATTTTCCACTTCCGCTTAAACCGGTAATTACTACTAATTGATTTCTGGGAATTTTAAGAGAAATATCTTTGAGGTTATGTTCTCTTGCTCCATAAATATTTATATAATCCTGATTCATTATAGGTTATCTCAAGTTAATTGATTAACTGACTTAAATTAAAGTAGTGCGCAAAGATATGAAAATTTGCTTCTTTTTATTTAAATCTGTAGTTAACATATTATGTATAAATAACACAAATAATCATACCAAATCTTTGACATATATATGTTCTGAAAAATTAGGTAAATTTGAACCTATAATTAATCATCAAGGGTTATTCCAATTTTATAAAATATACATTACAAGCAAGTAGTAATGAGATAATTAAATCCCGTATTTTATAGAGGAAATAATTCTTATATATCCCTCTAATTAAAAGTTTTGGTTTTTGATATTTTATAATTTTAACCAATCAAAATTTAGTTAATTAAATTAGTAACGTTCAAACCGGCTAATGCTAAATTATTGTAATTTTGCAAGTTTTAATTGAATTGATAACCATGAAAGAATACGTTTTTGAATTAGTTCGACAAATCCGCTTCGTTGACATTATTGAATTTATAGGAACATTTGCCTTTGCAATCAGTGGTGTTCGGGGTGCTGCAACAAAAAAATGCGATTGGTTTGGTGCTTTTGTTTTAGGTTTTGTTACTGCCGTTGGAGGGGGAACTTTTCGTGACCTTCTTTTGGGTATAACTCCTTTTTGGATGCTTAATAGTATCTATGTATGGTGTACTCTTTTCTCTTTGTTATTTTATATATTTCTACGTGAACATCTTAATCATTTGAATAGTTTCTTTTTTTGGAGTGATAGTATCGGTCTTGGATTATTTGTTGTAGTAGGCGCTGAAAAGGCTATGTTACTAGGATATGACTCATGGGTCATAGTGATTATGGGAACTATTACAGCTGTTTTAGGTGGAGTAATTCGTGATATTCTTTTAAATAAAGTCCCTCGAATCTTTAAGCGTGAAATTTATGCTTCTCCCTGTATAGTTGGAGGTATTTTTTTTGTAACGCTTCAATTCTTCAACTTTAATTTACCTTTTATTAGTGCTGTAACTATCGGAATTGTAGTTTTATTAAGATATATAGCTGTTAGATGGGATTTGCAAATCCCTAAACTTAAAAGTGAAAAACTTTAAATCATTGTATGTCTTTACTTTATAACCTAAATTTATAAATTAATTAAGAAGTTAGATCATTTCAATTTAAAAATTTAAAATATACACTACTATATAAAAAGAAAAAGGGAGTTTAAACACTCCCTTTTTTAATATCCTATGGTAAATCTTTGTTGATGATGTTTTGGATTTTCAAGTTCGTCGACCATAGCTTTCGCATAATCCTGAACAGATATTTTACTGTTCCCTTGATCATCTGTAATAAGATCATCTAATCCTAAACGATATTTTCCTGTTCTTTCTCCCGGCTCTATAGTTCCGGCAGGTGAAAAGAAAACCCAATCTAGTTCTTTTTCCGGTAAAAATTGATCTTTTAAGACTAATGCTAATGCCTTAACTCCCGGTAAAATTTCGTCCGGAATGGCTCCTGAATCTACAACGGTTTTACCCGGAGCTACCAATAAGCTTCCTGCTCCACCAACCGCTTGTAATCTCTTAATACCCGCTTTTTTAACAGCCTCAATTATTGATTGATATCCTTTTATTGTATCATCGTAAATATTGGGATTAGTCCAGCCCGGATTATATGCACTTATTACTGCATCATTATTTTTTAAAACTTCTGCTAATTTATCTGTGTCAAATACATCTGCACTTACCACTTTTAAATTTTTATCGTCATTCTTAATTTTATCAGCCGAACGAACGATTGCTGTTACTTGGTACCCTCTGCTCAGTAATTCTTTTACTAATTGTGACCCTATAAATCCTGAGGCACCTATTAATGCTACTTTTTTCATAATTTGTATACTAATATTAATAATTAATTCTTTGATAACTTATTTTCATATAATAAATGAGATTTCCATATTTGTTTTCCCTAAAATTTCATGCTGAAATCTAGAAGGGTTACTCCTTCCAGTTTTTTAAATACTACCTCTTCAATAGTTTCATTCAATTCGCAAATGTTTTGATTAATTTTTTTTCCAACACAACATAAAGGATTGGGAGATGGTAAAAGTTTTCCTACTAGCGATTGATTGTAAACACTTAAATAAATTTCAGACAATGAAATTTTTTCAGGAGATTTTAATAATCTACTTCCCCCGTTCTTTCCTTCTTTTGTTTCTATAAAACCATGTTTTTGAAGGTTGGTTAATTCTTTCCTGACTATAACAGGATTAAGATTTAAACTTCCTGCTATATAAGCTGACGGTAGCCATTGATCCAAATTTTTTGCCAAAAGAGTAAGTATATGCATGGAAACTGTAAAATGGCGGTCATTCATTACTGTAATATTTTTAATTACAGTTCAAATATAAGCTTTTTTTATAAAATATTTACATATTTATTAAGTTATTCAATATTTATTAAAATAAATTAGTAAACTATTATTCTAATTATTTTGTATTGTCTCTATTTCAAAATGAATTAGTTTCCGATATTTAACTTTTATTTACTAGTTATACAGAGCTTAAAAAATCAGATATAAAAAAAGGGATTCAAAGAAATGTTACAGTAATAAGATACAACAAAAAAAGAGCTATTAAAATAGCTCTTTCATAAGTATAAATATATTAGTAAATTCTATTTCTTAAGAAAACAGGTCTTTAAAACAATACTTGAACCGTCAATTTTACAATCTACTTCTTCCGGATTATCAGTTAATCGGATGCTTTTTACTTTAGTTCCTCTTTTAATTACCATAGAAGAACCTTTTACTTTAAGATCTTTAATGACTGTAACCGCATCTCCATCTTGAAGTTCAGCTCCGTTGCTATCTTTAACTATTGAATTACCTGCCGATTCTTCTCCCGACCATTCATAAAAACAATCCGGGCATACGTAGGAAGTACCATCAAAATAAACATTTTCCATTGAACATTTTGGGCACTTTAAAACATCTGTCATTATTTTTTCTTTTTAAAGATTACTAAATTTAATTGGGTTGCAAATATAACTTATTTAAACGCAGAGAACAAATATTCAATTTATTATTACATTTATATTATTCTTCTATCTAATTATATACATAGTATTTTTCCATATTTTAAAAACATTTATATATAGGTTTCTTTATAACTATATAAATTATTCTTTAATTTATAAGATTCTTTTAGTCAAAATAAAAAAGTTTACCTTTGTTTTATTTCGACAAATTCATTTACCATGAAAGATAGAATTGTTGTAAAAATTGGAAGTCAGCTGTTAACCCGTAAGGATGAAACTCTTGACATTACCCAAATGTCTGATATCGTCGATCAGATTGCCGAACTACATAAAAATAATACGGAAATCATTCTGGTATCATCCGGAGCGGTAGCGTCCGGTAAAAATGAATTTAAAATCCATTCAAAGCTTGACAGTATTTCTGCTCGCCAGTTATATTCTTCTGTTGGACAGGTAAAACTAATTCATAGATATTACGACCTATTTAATCAACACGGAATTCTATGCGGACAAATCTTAGCAACTAAAGAAGATTTTTCGACACGTAGACATTATCTAAATCAAAGAAATTGCATGAATATTATGCTTGAAAATCATGTGATTCCAATTGTAAATGAAAACGATGCGATTTCCGTTAATGAACTAATGTTTACGGATAACGACGAATTATCAGGCTTGATAGCTGCTATGATGGATTGCAAAAAATTGATCATTTTAAGTAATATCGATGGAATTTACACCGGCGATCCTTCAGACCCTGAATCTAAGCTTATAAAAGAAATAGACAGTTCAAGTGATTCTGTTGAGGATTATATACAATCCAAGCGGTCGACTACCGGAAGGGGAGGAATGAAAACCAAATATAATATAGCTAGAAAAGTAGCAGAAGAAGGCATAGAAGTTATTATCGCCAATGGAAGGATAAAAAACATCATTTCTCGACTTGTAAATGGCGTTGACACACCTTCCACCCGATTTATTCCGGCGTCTAAAGAAATTTCAGGCGTAAAAAAATGGATCGCCCATTCTGAAGGTTTCGCTAAAGGAGAAATACATATTAATGAAGGAGTAAGAAAAGCTTTATTAAATTTTAAAGCCGTCAGCATATTGCCTGTAGGCGTAACTCGGATAGTCGGAAATTTTGAAAGTGATGACATTGTTCGCATTATTGATCATACCGGAAAACAAATTGGAATAGGCCGATCTTCCTATTCCAGCGAAAAAGCGAAAGAAATTTTAGGACAGGCCAACAATAAGCCGATCATACATTACGACTATTTATATATTGAAAAATAAATGATGTCTTCTATACAACAAAATATTTTTACCTCATCCGTTAAAGCGGTAAATAAACTAAATTTAGTTGATATTGATAAAATCAACCAAGTTTTAGAAGTTCTTGCCAAAGAAACTGAAAATTCTATTCCCTATATTCTTTCTGAAAATAAGAAAGATATACAAAGGATGTCTACTTCCGATCCGAAATTTGATCGGTTGCTTTTAACTGAAGAACGCATACAAGATATAGCAAAAGATATTCGCAAAGTTGCCTCTCTTCCCTCACCTGTAGGAAAAATAATTTCAGAAAAAATTCTTTCCAATGGTCTTAAGTTATCTAAAATTACAGTTCCTTTCGGAGTTATAGGAATTATTTATGAAGC is a window from the Apibacter sp. B3706 genome containing:
- the uvrA gene encoding excinuclease ABC subunit UvrA, giving the protein MNQDYINIYGAREHNLKDISLKIPRNQLVVITGLSGSGKSSLAFDTIYAEGQRRYIETFSAYARQFLGTLDRPDVDKIDGLSPVIAIEQKTTSKNPRSTVGTVTELYDFFRLLYARASDAYSYKTGEKMVTYSEDQITDLIYKDFSGEKVLVLAPLIRSRKGHYRELFANLAKKGFLQVRVDGELLDIVPDMKLDRYKIHDIEVVIDKLIIDTKENTQRIIQSIRLAMQYGEGTIMLLKQGEEQGKYFSRNLMCPSTGISYQMPEPNTFSFNSPKGACEHCNGLGRVKEININKLVPNPKLSFDKNVFPIFEELSHTGWILSQIDVILKKNGFTMSTPWEKLSDQAKDEILYGINDKVTLDLDYAQIKKTYKVNFEGIIDYITRLSTGKDEEESQKFKTQVFEDRICPVCEGARLKKESLFFKIDNKNISEIARFSLQKLSEWIHELPSKLSENNQIIAKDLIQEISKRLSFLVDVGLDYLSLDRPSQTLSGGESQRIRLATQIGSQLVNVLYILDEPSIGLHQRDNIKLIDSLKKLRDLGNSVLVVEHDKDMILNADYVIDMGPLAGKGGGEVVWEGKPQNISKANTLTAKYINGELQIPIPEERRKGNGNHLKLTGCTGNNLKNVTLDIPLGSLVCITGVSGSGKSSLITNTLYPILNKHFYRAEKEPLPYKKIEGIEFLDKIVDVDQSPIGRTPRSNPATYTGVFTDIRNLFAQLPESKIRGYQLRRFSFNVKGGRCEVCQGSGLKLIEMNFLPDIYVHCEACHGKRFNRETLEVRYKGKSISDVLDMTIDEAVDFFQPIPKIHRIIKALQEVGLGYITLGQQSTTLSGGEAQRVKLAKELSKKQTGNTIYILDEPTTGLHFEDIRILMEVINRLVNLGNSIIIIEHNLDVIKAADYIIDIGLEGGDKGGKIIAQGIPEEVVKNKSSYTAKFLKDEL
- a CDS encoding trimeric intracellular cation channel family protein yields the protein MKEYVFELVRQIRFVDIIEFIGTFAFAISGVRGAATKKCDWFGAFVLGFVTAVGGGTFRDLLLGITPFWMLNSIYVWCTLFSLLFYIFLREHLNHLNSFFFWSDSIGLGLFVVVGAEKAMLLGYDSWVIVIMGTITAVLGGVIRDILLNKVPRIFKREIYASPCIVGGIFFVTLQFFNFNLPFISAVTIGIVVLLRYIAVRWDLQIPKLKSEKL
- a CDS encoding NAD(P)-dependent oxidoreductase, producing the protein MKKVALIGASGFIGSQLVKELLSRGYQVTAIVRSADKIKNDDKNLKVVSADVFDTDKLAEVLKNNDAVISAYNPGWTNPNIYDDTIKGYQSIIEAVKKAGIKRLQAVGGAGSLLVAPGKTVVDSGAIPDEILPGVKALALVLKDQFLPEKELDWVFFSPAGTIEPGERTGKYRLGLDDLITDDQGNSKISVQDYAKAMVDELENPKHHQQRFTIGY
- a CDS encoding Rrf2 family transcriptional regulator; translation: MNDRHFTVSMHILTLLAKNLDQWLPSAYIAGSLNLNPVIVRKELTNLQKHGFIETKEGKNGGSRLLKSPEKISLSEIYLSVYNQSLVGKLLPSPNPLCCVGKKINQNICELNETIEEVVFKKLEGVTLLDFSMKF
- a CDS encoding zinc ribbon domain-containing protein YjdM codes for the protein MTDVLKCPKCSMENVYFDGTSYVCPDCFYEWSGEESAGNSIVKDSNGAELQDGDAVTVIKDLKVKGSSMVIKRGTKVKSIRLTDNPEEVDCKIDGSSIVLKTCFLKK
- the proB gene encoding glutamate 5-kinase, producing MKDRIVVKIGSQLLTRKDETLDITQMSDIVDQIAELHKNNTEIILVSSGAVASGKNEFKIHSKLDSISARQLYSSVGQVKLIHRYYDLFNQHGILCGQILATKEDFSTRRHYLNQRNCMNIMLENHVIPIVNENDAISVNELMFTDNDELSGLIAAMMDCKKLIILSNIDGIYTGDPSDPESKLIKEIDSSSDSVEDYIQSKRSTTGRGGMKTKYNIARKVAEEGIEVIIANGRIKNIISRLVNGVDTPSTRFIPASKEISGVKKWIAHSEGFAKGEIHINEGVRKALLNFKAVSILPVGVTRIVGNFESDDIVRIIDHTGKQIGIGRSSYSSEKAKEILGQANNKPIIHYDYLYIEK